One window of the Bombus pyrosoma isolate SC7728 linkage group LG5, ASM1482585v1, whole genome shotgun sequence genome contains the following:
- the LOC122567537 gene encoding ecdysteroid-regulated 16 kDa protein, which translates to MTGHNVTSRGNSQSRAGVGPDRSERGRPRHICPEILLRERNTSTEMLRGIILVFVALLVVASATEVNKCGTGEKFEDSNQVKITGCDVPPCKLKRRTKAAVEQKFVPSEDVENVVNSVSAAVVGVPLPFIGVDGTSACDNIFKVDGTPAGCSLKKGVEYIYKREFPVLQIYPTISMVIHYALMDGNRTVACFEVPAKITNY; encoded by the exons ATGACCGGCCATAACGTTACATCCCGTGGTAACTCTCAGTCGAGAGCCGGAGTTGGACCTGATAGAAGCGAGCGAGGACGACCGAGACATATTTGTCCAGAGATTCTTCTCCGAGAACGCAACACTTCCACCGAGATGCTTAGGGGAATCATTCTCGTTTTCGTAGCTCTGCTCGTAGTTGCCAGTGCGACCGAAGTCAACAAATGCGGCACTG GAGAAAAGTTCGAGGATTCCAATCAGGTTAAGATAACCGGTTGCGACGTGCCACCGTGCAAACTGAAGCGCAGGACGAAGGCAGCGGTCGAACAAAAGTTTGTACCCAGCGAGGATGTCGAGAATGTAGTAAACTCAGTGAGCGCCGCCGTTGTCGGAGTACCGTTGCCGTTCATCGGCGTGGACGGGACGAGTGCATGCGACAACATTTTCAAAGTAGATGGAACTCCAGCCGGATGCTCGCTGAAGAAAGGCgttgaatatatttacaagCGAGAGTTTCCCGTGTTGCAAATTTATCCAACG ATTTCTATGGTTATACACTACGCGTTAATGGATGGAAATCGCACGGTCGCGTGCTTCGAAGTTCCAGCGAAGATCACCAATTACTGA